One Alphaproteobacteria bacterium genomic window, AATCGCCTCCGCGCCCGAGATGATCTCAATGAGTTCCTTGGTGATCGCGGCCTGACGCGTACGGTTGTAGTTGAGCGTAAGTTTGTTGATCATATCGCCCGCGTTGCGGGTTGCGTTGTCCATCGCCGACATACGTGCCCCCTGCTCGCTCGCGTTGCTCTCGACGAGGGCGCGATAAATTTGCATCGCGACATTGCGCGGAAGGAGATGGACAAGGATCTCCTCCTCCTCGGGCTCGTACTCGTAGACGGCCGTCGGCCCTATCGGTGCAGCCTCGGAGGCGGGCGCCTCCGGCGCCAGAAAGGGCACGATCTGCTGACGCGTGACGATCTGCACGATGGCCGATTTGAACTTGTTATAGACTATGGTGCAGGCATCGAACTCGCCCGCCGCGAACATCGCGCTGATGCGCTGGCCGATCTGGTCGGCGGTTTCGAAAGTCGGGCGAGGGCGCGAGGCATCCTGAATAGT contains:
- a CDS encoding F0F1 ATP synthase subunit gamma; amino-acid sequence: MPSLKSLRQRISSVKQTRKITSAMKMVSAAKLRRAQEQAEAARPYAERMEAMLRSLAASMRNRPGAPKMLVGTGKSDVHLIVVMTADRGLCGSFNSSIVRESRRLIRALVGQGNTVKILCVGRKGRDQLRRDYAAMIVDTIQDASRPRPTFETADQIGQRISAMFAAGEFDACTIVYNKFKSAIVQIVTRQQIVPFLAPEAPASEAAPIGPTAVYEYEPEEEEILVHLLPRNVAMQIYRALVESNASEQGARMSAMDNATRNAGDMINKLTLNYNRTRQAAITKELIEIISGAEAI